One Leifsonia shinshuensis DNA window includes the following coding sequences:
- a CDS encoding Lhr family ATP-dependent helicase — protein MSDVLDRFSPATREWFRGAFAAPTDAQTGAWEAISRGRHALVIAPTGSGKTLASFLWAIDRLASEERPPDARPGTRVLYISPLKALGVDVERNLRAPLVGVTQTARRLGAEPPHVSVGVRSGDTSSADRRALVSSPPDILITTPESLFLMLTSQARETLAAVETVIVDEVHAVAATKRGAHLALSLERLDALLEKPAQRIGLSATVRPPEEVARFLGGGSPVEIVAPVAGKRFDLRVVVPVEDMSELGTSTYASDNDDGSAPQAGSIWPHVEEAIVDRVLEHRSSIVFANSRRLAERLTARLNELYEERLLGGEAGDGAAASATSRPPAELMGGSGQTKGSAAVADPESLVLARAHHGSVSKEQRALIEDDLKSGRLRCVVATSSLELGIDMGAVDLVVQVEAPPSVASGLQRVGRAGHQVGEVSRGVVFPKHRADLIHSAVATERMVGGLIETMRIPTNPLDILAQQTVAATALEPLDADDWFDTVRRSAPFATLPRSAYDATLDLLAGRYPSDEFAELRPRIVWDRDAGTLTGRPGAQRLAVTSGGTIPDRGMFAVYMVGERASRVGELDEEMVYESRVGDVFALGSTSWRIQEITHDRVLVSPAFGEPGRLPFWKGDGIGRPAELGAAVGAFVRELSAASPADAELRCVEAGLDAFATANLLAFLREQKEATGHVPTDRTLVVERFRDELGDWRVVLHSPYGMQVHSPWALAVQARVRERYGIDAGAMAADDGIIVRIPDTESTPPGGELFVFEPAELDELVTLEVGGSALFASRFRECAARALLLPKYNPGKRSPLWQQRQKASQLLDVARKYPSFPIILETVRECLQDVYDLPALDEVAQSIAQRRITLVEAATETASPFARSLLFGYVAAFMYEGDSPLAERRAAALSLDAGLLAELLGRAELRELLDPSVIERVELQLQRLDPDRRVRGEEGVADLLRLLGPLTVAQVAERLQGGADAAATAEESTADESDGEEPVAAPHATIATARAHLASLVDVKRALAVTIAGEERFAAIEDASRLRDALGVPLPIGVPVAFIEPVDDPLGDLVSRFARTHGPFEVAEVASRFGLGPAIVHDALRRLSRDGRVVEGEFRPHATGSEWCDAEVLRRLRRMSLAALRQEVEPVETATFARFLGDWQHVGSTLRGVDAVASVIEQLAGARIPASAWESLVLPSRVADYSPAMLDELTATGEVIWAGDGSLPGNDGWISLNLADSAALTLAPPTDHDPDELQRGVLAALARGGGYFFRQLSDTLGAERGEAIEDAVLVTALWDLVWAGLVTNDTLAPLRTLTGGGGGAHKRPRQPTRSRMYRGRVGAPRTSAMVTRMGPPTVAGRWSLLPERDLDSTIRAHAQAETLLDRYGVVTRGSVMNEGTPGGFALAYKVLSGFEDSGRARRGYFVETLGAAQFASGPTVDRLRTFARDHTQPRPFDALALAATDPANAYGAALPWPAVPATTAGVEGGTGHRPGRKAGALVALVDGELTIYVERGGKSLLCFADQEDEAAGPALVAASRALAGLVTSRRVDKLAIETVNGANVLGSPLGAALAEAGFLPTPRGLRLRG, from the coding sequence ATGAGCGACGTGCTCGACCGGTTCTCCCCCGCGACCCGTGAATGGTTCCGCGGGGCCTTCGCCGCGCCCACCGACGCGCAGACCGGAGCGTGGGAGGCCATCTCGCGCGGGCGGCACGCGCTCGTCATCGCGCCGACCGGCTCGGGCAAGACGCTGGCGTCCTTCCTCTGGGCGATCGACCGCCTGGCGAGCGAGGAGCGGCCGCCCGACGCCCGGCCCGGCACGCGCGTCCTCTACATCTCGCCGCTCAAGGCGCTCGGCGTCGACGTGGAGCGCAACCTCCGCGCGCCGCTGGTCGGCGTCACGCAGACGGCGCGCCGGCTCGGGGCCGAGCCGCCGCACGTCAGCGTCGGCGTGCGCTCCGGCGACACCTCGTCGGCCGACCGTCGGGCGCTGGTGTCGTCGCCGCCCGACATCCTGATCACCACGCCCGAGTCGCTCTTCCTCATGCTCACCTCGCAGGCGCGGGAGACGCTCGCCGCCGTCGAGACCGTGATCGTGGACGAGGTGCACGCCGTCGCGGCCACCAAGCGCGGCGCCCACCTCGCGCTCTCGCTCGAACGTCTCGACGCTCTGCTGGAGAAGCCCGCGCAGCGCATCGGCCTGTCGGCGACGGTCCGTCCGCCGGAGGAGGTCGCCCGGTTCCTGGGCGGCGGCTCGCCGGTGGAGATCGTGGCGCCGGTCGCGGGCAAGCGATTCGACCTCCGGGTCGTCGTGCCGGTCGAGGACATGAGCGAGCTCGGCACCTCGACCTACGCGAGCGACAACGACGACGGCTCCGCGCCGCAGGCCGGCTCGATCTGGCCGCACGTGGAGGAGGCGATCGTCGACCGCGTGCTGGAGCACCGCTCCTCGATCGTGTTCGCGAACTCGCGGCGGCTGGCCGAGCGCCTGACGGCGCGGCTCAACGAGCTGTACGAGGAGCGGCTGCTGGGCGGCGAGGCGGGCGACGGCGCGGCCGCGTCCGCGACGTCCCGTCCGCCCGCCGAGCTGATGGGCGGCTCCGGCCAGACCAAGGGCTCGGCCGCCGTCGCCGACCCCGAATCGCTCGTGCTCGCCCGCGCGCACCACGGCTCGGTGAGCAAGGAGCAGCGCGCCCTCATCGAGGACGACCTGAAGTCCGGGAGGCTGCGCTGCGTCGTCGCGACCTCCAGCCTCGAGCTCGGCATCGACATGGGCGCCGTGGACCTCGTGGTGCAGGTGGAGGCGCCGCCCTCGGTCGCCAGCGGGCTGCAGCGCGTCGGCCGCGCCGGCCACCAGGTGGGCGAGGTGTCGCGCGGGGTCGTGTTCCCCAAGCACCGCGCCGACCTCATCCACTCGGCGGTCGCCACCGAGCGGATGGTGGGCGGCCTGATCGAGACGATGCGGATCCCGACCAACCCTCTCGACATCCTCGCCCAGCAGACCGTGGCTGCGACCGCGCTGGAGCCGCTCGACGCCGACGACTGGTTCGACACCGTCCGCCGCAGCGCGCCCTTCGCGACCCTGCCGCGCAGCGCCTACGACGCGACCCTCGACCTGCTCGCCGGCCGCTACCCGTCCGACGAGTTCGCCGAGCTGCGCCCGCGCATCGTCTGGGACCGCGACGCCGGCACGCTGACGGGCCGCCCGGGAGCCCAGCGCCTCGCCGTGACCAGCGGCGGCACCATCCCCGACCGCGGGATGTTCGCCGTCTACATGGTCGGCGAGCGGGCCAGCCGGGTGGGCGAGCTGGACGAGGAGATGGTCTACGAGTCGCGCGTCGGCGACGTGTTCGCGCTCGGCTCGACGAGCTGGCGCATCCAGGAGATCACGCACGACCGGGTCCTGGTCTCGCCGGCGTTCGGCGAGCCGGGGCGGCTGCCGTTCTGGAAGGGCGACGGCATCGGCCGGCCGGCGGAGCTGGGCGCGGCGGTCGGCGCGTTCGTGCGCGAGCTGAGCGCGGCCTCCCCCGCCGACGCCGAGCTGCGCTGCGTGGAGGCCGGGCTCGACGCGTTCGCGACGGCCAACCTGCTGGCGTTCCTGCGCGAGCAGAAGGAGGCCACCGGCCACGTGCCGACCGACCGGACGCTCGTGGTCGAGCGGTTCCGCGACGAGCTGGGCGACTGGCGCGTGGTGCTGCATTCCCCGTACGGCATGCAGGTGCACTCGCCGTGGGCGCTGGCCGTGCAGGCCCGGGTGCGCGAGCGGTACGGCATCGACGCGGGCGCGATGGCGGCGGACGACGGCATCATCGTGCGTATTCCCGACACGGAATCCACTCCGCCCGGCGGCGAGTTGTTCGTGTTCGAGCCGGCCGAGCTGGACGAGCTGGTGACCCTGGAGGTCGGCGGCTCCGCGCTGTTCGCCTCCCGCTTCCGCGAGTGCGCGGCCCGCGCTCTGCTGCTGCCGAAGTACAACCCCGGCAAGCGGTCGCCACTCTGGCAGCAGCGGCAGAAGGCGTCGCAGCTGCTGGACGTCGCGCGCAAGTACCCGAGCTTCCCGATCATCCTGGAGACGGTGCGCGAGTGCCTGCAGGACGTCTACGACCTCCCGGCGCTGGACGAGGTGGCGCAGAGCATCGCGCAGCGCCGCATCACGCTGGTGGAGGCCGCGACCGAAACGGCCTCGCCGTTCGCCCGCTCGCTGCTCTTCGGCTACGTCGCCGCGTTCATGTACGAGGGCGACAGCCCGCTGGCGGAGCGACGCGCGGCGGCGCTGTCGCTGGACGCTGGGCTGCTCGCTGAGCTGCTGGGGCGCGCGGAGCTGCGCGAACTGCTCGACCCCTCGGTGATCGAGCGCGTGGAGCTGCAACTGCAACGGCTGGACCCGGACCGGCGCGTGCGCGGCGAGGAGGGCGTGGCCGACCTGCTGCGGCTGCTCGGGCCGTTGACGGTGGCGCAGGTCGCGGAGCGGTTGCAGGGTGGGGCCGACGCGGCTGCGACGGCGGAGGAGTCGACCGCCGACGAGTCCGACGGCGAGGAGCCCGTCGCCGCTCCCCACGCCACCATCGCCACCGCCCGAGCCCACCTCGCCTCCCTCGTCGACGTGAAGCGCGCCCTCGCGGTCACCATCGCCGGCGAGGAGCGCTTCGCAGCGATCGAAGACGCGAGCCGGCTGCGCGACGCGCTCGGCGTGCCGCTGCCGATCGGCGTCCCCGTCGCGTTCATCGAGCCTGTGGACGACCCGCTCGGCGATCTGGTCAGCCGCTTCGCCCGCACCCACGGCCCGTTCGAGGTCGCCGAGGTCGCCTCCCGGTTCGGCCTCGGCCCCGCGATCGTGCACGACGCGCTGCGCCGGCTCTCCCGCGACGGCCGAGTGGTCGAGGGCGAGTTCCGGCCGCACGCGACCGGCTCCGAGTGGTGCGACGCCGAGGTCCTGCGGCGGCTGCGGCGGATGTCGCTCGCCGCACTCCGGCAGGAAGTGGAGCCGGTCGAGACCGCGACGTTCGCACGGTTCCTCGGCGACTGGCAGCACGTCGGCTCCACGCTGCGCGGTGTGGACGCCGTCGCGTCGGTCATCGAACAGCTCGCCGGGGCGCGCATCCCGGCCTCCGCGTGGGAGTCGCTGGTGCTGCCGAGCCGCGTCGCGGACTACAGCCCGGCCATGCTGGACGAGCTGACCGCCACCGGCGAGGTGATCTGGGCGGGCGACGGCTCGCTGCCGGGCAACGACGGCTGGATCAGCCTCAACCTGGCCGACTCCGCCGCGCTGACGCTCGCGCCGCCGACCGACCACGATCCGGACGAGCTCCAGCGCGGCGTGCTGGCGGCGCTCGCGCGCGGCGGCGGCTACTTCTTCCGGCAGCTCTCCGACACCCTCGGCGCCGAGCGCGGCGAAGCGATCGAGGACGCCGTGCTGGTCACGGCCCTGTGGGACCTGGTCTGGGCGGGCCTGGTCACCAACGACACGCTCGCTCCGCTCCGCACGCTGACCGGTGGCGGCGGCGGCGCGCACAAGCGGCCCAGGCAGCCCACCCGCTCGCGGATGTACCGCGGCCGGGTCGGCGCCCCGCGCACGTCCGCGATGGTCACCCGGATGGGCCCGCCGACCGTCGCCGGGCGGTGGTCGCTGCTCCCGGAGCGCGACCTGGACTCCACGATCCGCGCGCACGCCCAGGCCGAGACGCTGCTCGACCGCTACGGCGTCGTCACGCGCGGCTCGGTCATGAACGAGGGGACGCCGGGAGGCTTCGCGCTCGCGTACAAGGTGCTCAGCGGCTTCGAGGACAGCGGGCGCGCGCGCCGCGGCTATTTCGTGGAGACCCTCGGCGCCGCCCAGTTCGCGAGCGGACCGACGGTCGACCGGCTGCGCACCTTCGCGCGCGACCATACCCAGCCGCGGCCGTTCGACGCGCTCGCGCTGGCGGCGACCGACCCGGCGAACGCGTACGGCGCGGCGCTGCCGTGGCCCGCCGTCCCGGCCACGACGGCAGGGGTGGAGGGCGGTACCGGCCACCGCCCGGGCCGCAAGGCGGGAGCGCTGGTCGCCCTGGTCGACGGCGAGTTGACCATCTACGTGGAGCGCGGCGGCAAGAGCCTGCTGTGCTTCGCGGACCAGGAGGACGAGGCCGCGGGCCCTGCGCTGGTGGCGGCCTCCCGCGCGCTGGCCGGGCTGGTGACCTCACGTCGCGTCGACAAGCTCGCGATCGAGACGGTCAACGGCGCGAACGTGCTCGGCAGCCCGCTGGGCGCCGCGCTCGCGGAGGCGGGGTTCCTGCCGACGCCGCGTGGCCTGCGGCTGCGAGGGTGA
- a CDS encoding NUDIX hydrolase family protein has protein sequence MSVRTPDPDPTPDPLDGDGVQPGPAWLSDIELEQIRRRLPLLYVEAVPVRVDGLGQVTEVGVLLRANAVGEITRTLVSGRVMYGETLREALFRHLEKDLGPMAFPLLPASPVPFQVAEYFPLPGVSAFTDERQHAVSLAYVVPVTGTCEPRQDALEITWMTPEEAVSHTVCEELEGGRGALVKAAMASVGKIV, from the coding sequence ATGAGCGTGCGCACCCCCGACCCGGACCCGACCCCCGACCCGCTCGACGGCGACGGCGTCCAGCCCGGTCCCGCCTGGCTGAGCGACATCGAGCTGGAGCAGATCCGCCGGCGGCTGCCGCTGCTGTACGTGGAGGCGGTGCCGGTGCGCGTGGACGGGCTCGGCCAGGTCACCGAGGTCGGTGTGCTGCTGCGGGCCAACGCGGTCGGCGAGATCACCCGCACGCTGGTCTCCGGCCGGGTCATGTACGGCGAGACGCTGCGCGAGGCGCTGTTCCGGCACCTGGAGAAGGACCTCGGGCCGATGGCGTTCCCGCTGCTGCCCGCGAGCCCGGTGCCGTTCCAGGTCGCGGAGTACTTCCCGCTGCCGGGGGTGTCCGCGTTCACGGACGAGCGGCAGCACGCGGTCTCGCTGGCGTACGTCGTGCCGGTCACCGGCACCTGCGAGCCGCGGCAGGACGCGCTCGAGATCACTTGGATGACGCCGGAGGAGGCGGTGTCGCACACCGTCTGCGAAGAGCTGGAGGGAGGCCGCGGGGCGCTGGTGAAGGCCGCGATGGCGTCGGTCGGGAAGATCGTCTGA
- a CDS encoding alpha/beta fold hydrolase: protein MNTSIASQVRFLQRPEGRISYTVEGSGPLVVAVPGMGDLRSTYRELTGPLLEAGYRVAVTDLRAHGESDTTFREFGDIATARDLISLIDELGGNAVVLGNSMGAAAAAWAAAERPDAIAGLVLYGPLLRDPAMSRLTVASIHGMYRVLFTGPWGPAFWAGYYRSINKGRTAPWLKEHTADLKRNMSEPGRLRSFRHLTLQLAHSVVEPRLPEVKAPILAFVGALDPDYRDPAAEADWIESLGAEVVRVPESGHYPQAQRPDVIVPATLRFLAERRESGWGEARA from the coding sequence ATGAACACTTCCATCGCTTCGCAGGTCCGTTTCCTGCAGCGCCCCGAGGGACGCATCAGCTACACCGTCGAGGGCTCCGGCCCGCTCGTCGTCGCCGTCCCCGGGATGGGCGACCTCCGCTCCACCTACCGCGAGCTGACCGGCCCGCTGCTGGAGGCCGGCTACCGCGTCGCCGTCACCGACCTGCGGGCGCACGGCGAGTCGGACACGACCTTCCGCGAGTTCGGCGACATCGCCACCGCCCGCGACCTGATCTCCCTGATCGACGAGCTCGGCGGCAACGCGGTCGTCCTCGGCAACTCGATGGGCGCCGCAGCAGCCGCGTGGGCCGCCGCCGAGCGCCCCGACGCGATCGCCGGGCTGGTGCTCTACGGCCCGCTGCTGCGCGACCCCGCGATGAGCCGTCTCACCGTGGCGTCCATCCACGGCATGTACCGCGTGCTGTTCACCGGCCCGTGGGGCCCGGCATTCTGGGCGGGCTACTACCGCTCGATCAACAAGGGCCGCACGGCGCCGTGGCTCAAGGAGCACACCGCCGACCTCAAGCGCAACATGAGCGAGCCCGGCCGGCTGCGCTCCTTCCGCCACCTCACCCTCCAGCTCGCCCACTCGGTGGTGGAGCCCCGCCTCCCCGAGGTGAAGGCCCCGATCCTCGCCTTCGTCGGCGCGCTCGACCCCGACTACCGCGACCCGGCCGCCGAGGCCGACTGGATCGAGTCCCTCGGCGCGGAGGTCGTCCGCGTGCCCGAGTCGGGCCACTACCCGCAGGCCCAGCGGCCCGACGTGATCGTGCCGGCGACGCTGCGATTCCTGGCGGAGCGGCGGGAGAGCGGATGGGGTGAGGCGCGTGCGTAG
- a CDS encoding LCP family protein, with amino-acid sequence MRRPNYPSGDSGAGRDDRPEPPTEVFGRVPAADPRRPVRATRPASGVPSGRGGGGRAAGAAGAGAAAGAGAAGAGAAGAPFDLFGLSGSPDPARADAGYGDGGYGSGGDGGNGAGGSGSGGKPPKKHRRAKRIIAWTAAGLAVLLVVLGGYAAYSYFRFVGGVSHVNVISKSGNDVDGADQNILLVGDDHRPDNATQAELNQLSTTQDGGGTNTDTMMILHIPANGKSATLVSLPRDSWVDVPGHGMNKLNAAFSLGGGASDPTSGAKLLIQTVQNLTGLSIDHYVRVSLLGFYTIAKALGPVQVCLNNAVNDPYSGANFPAGVSTLDAQQALSFVRQRHGLPRGDLDRVVRQQYFLSVEAHKFLSAGTLLNPGKLTSALDAISGSLETDPGLNFLQLAAQLQGLTGGKIQSATIPISGTPTITVDGSDLSIVQVDTAAMPAFVKSLTGTPSAYDSATAAKPADTKVTVLNGGSMNGAAGTATQTFSAAGFKTGTAGDASSQQTTTIQYPSGQESQAKAVAALLPGAAVQETGSVKGVTVVLGEDGLMPTAPGAASSGSAAPAPAAPAPAPTHSGPTTNYSSTVCIN; translated from the coding sequence GTGCGACGCCCGAACTATCCCTCAGGTGACTCCGGCGCCGGCCGTGACGACCGTCCCGAGCCGCCGACCGAGGTCTTCGGACGCGTGCCCGCAGCCGACCCGCGCCGGCCGGTGCGGGCGACGCGGCCGGCGTCCGGCGTGCCCTCCGGGCGCGGCGGCGGGGGCCGGGCGGCCGGCGCCGCAGGTGCGGGCGCCGCGGCCGGTGCGGGAGCGGCGGGCGCGGGAGCGGCAGGCGCGCCCTTCGACCTCTTCGGACTCTCCGGCTCGCCGGACCCGGCCCGTGCGGACGCCGGCTACGGCGACGGCGGCTACGGCAGCGGAGGCGACGGCGGCAACGGCGCAGGCGGCTCCGGCAGCGGCGGGAAGCCCCCGAAGAAGCACCGCCGCGCCAAGCGCATCATCGCCTGGACCGCGGCCGGGCTGGCCGTCCTCCTCGTCGTGCTCGGCGGCTACGCCGCCTACAGCTACTTCCGCTTCGTCGGCGGCGTCAGCCACGTCAACGTGATCAGCAAATCCGGCAACGATGTGGACGGCGCGGACCAGAACATCCTGCTCGTCGGCGACGACCACCGTCCCGACAACGCCACCCAGGCCGAGCTGAACCAGCTCAGCACCACCCAGGACGGCGGCGGGACCAACACGGACACGATGATGATCCTGCACATCCCGGCCAACGGGAAGTCGGCGACCCTCGTCTCCCTCCCCCGCGACTCCTGGGTCGACGTGCCAGGTCACGGGATGAACAAGCTGAACGCGGCGTTCTCGCTCGGCGGCGGCGCGAGCGACCCGACCAGCGGCGCCAAACTGCTCATCCAGACGGTGCAGAACCTCACCGGCCTGTCGATCGACCACTACGTGCGCGTCTCGCTGCTCGGCTTCTACACGATCGCGAAAGCGCTCGGGCCGGTGCAGGTGTGCCTCAACAACGCCGTCAACGACCCGTACTCCGGCGCGAACTTCCCGGCGGGCGTCTCGACGCTGGACGCTCAGCAGGCGCTGTCGTTCGTGCGCCAGCGGCACGGCCTCCCGCGCGGCGACCTCGACCGCGTGGTGCGCCAGCAGTACTTCCTCTCGGTGGAGGCGCACAAGTTCCTGTCCGCGGGGACACTACTGAACCCGGGCAAGCTCACGAGCGCGCTCGACGCCATCAGCGGGTCGCTGGAGACAGATCCAGGGCTGAACTTCCTCCAGCTCGCTGCGCAGCTGCAGGGCCTCACCGGCGGCAAGATCCAGTCGGCGACCATCCCGATCTCCGGCACGCCGACGATCACCGTCGACGGCTCCGACCTGTCGATCGTGCAGGTCGACACGGCCGCGATGCCGGCCTTTGTCAAGAGCCTGACGGGGACGCCGTCCGCCTACGACAGCGCCACTGCTGCGAAGCCCGCCGACACGAAGGTCACGGTGCTCAACGGCGGCAGCATGAACGGCGCGGCCGGCACGGCGACGCAGACGTTCAGCGCGGCGGGCTTCAAGACCGGCACGGCCGGCGACGCGAGCTCGCAGCAGACGACGACCATCCAGTACCCGTCGGGGCAGGAGTCGCAGGCCAAGGCGGTCGCGGCGCTGCTGCCTGGCGCCGCGGTGCAGGAGACCGGCAGCGTGAAGGGCGTCACCGTCGTCCTCGGCGAGGACGGACTGATGCCGACCGCGCCCGGTGCGGCCTCCAGCGGCTCCGCGGCCCCCGCGCCCGCGGCGCCGGCACCCGCCCCTACGCACTCGGGCCCGACCACGAACTACTCCAGCACCGTCTGCATCAACTGA
- a CDS encoding MarR family winged helix-turn-helix transcriptional regulator, with amino-acid sequence MAIARTRPDPRKLSAGEEELFHAFYLMRRGFDRTLDAQLQRDDGISISELEVLMALVRSPGRRLRVRDLVELTGWEKSRVSHQVTRMEGRGLVEREDCAEDRRASWVRLSRDGRRVVVRALPKHTATIRRILFDALSPEQQDELLAISTRMTDAMVDAPCDAPCDTVTDTAGDAFAGPSADPDA; translated from the coding sequence ATGGCGATCGCGCGCACCCGACCCGATCCGCGCAAGCTGAGCGCTGGCGAGGAGGAGCTGTTCCACGCGTTCTACCTGATGAGGCGCGGATTCGATCGGACACTGGACGCCCAGCTGCAGCGGGACGACGGCATCTCCATCTCCGAGCTCGAAGTGCTCATGGCGCTCGTGCGCTCGCCCGGGCGGCGGCTGCGCGTGCGCGATCTGGTCGAGCTGACCGGCTGGGAGAAGAGCCGGGTCTCGCACCAGGTCACCCGCATGGAGGGGCGCGGGCTGGTGGAGCGCGAGGACTGCGCGGAGGATCGGCGTGCGAGCTGGGTCCGGCTCAGCCGGGACGGGCGCCGCGTCGTCGTGCGGGCGCTGCCCAAGCACACCGCGACGATCCGCCGCATCCTCTTCGACGCGCTCAGCCCGGAGCAGCAGGACGAGCTGCTGGCCATCTCCACCCGGATGACCGACGCGATGGTGGACGCGCCGTGCGACGCGCCCTGCGACACGGTCACCGATACGGCCGGCGACGCGTTCGCCGGGCCGTCGGCCGACCCGGATGCGTGA
- a CDS encoding alpha/beta hydrolase — protein MPFPAPELHLDHEAVLWSAGEADRVGRPRLVLLHGYASDEADLFGISAYLPLEPVIASLRAPIPEGPGFAWFSRFTNISVDPLAANADAAARAVLDWLDEQPEVPTGLLGFSQGGALAIQLMRLAPERFDFAVALSAFVVQGTEDGDAVLAERRPPVFWGRGTHDDTIPAAGVARAAEWLAAHTNLDARIYEGLGHGISPLELGDISSFIRAHLPR, from the coding sequence ATGCCCTTCCCCGCCCCCGAGCTCCACCTCGACCACGAGGCCGTGCTCTGGTCCGCCGGCGAGGCCGACCGCGTCGGCCGGCCCCGGCTGGTCCTCCTGCACGGCTACGCGTCCGACGAGGCGGACCTGTTCGGGATCTCGGCGTACCTGCCCCTGGAGCCGGTGATCGCCTCGCTGCGGGCGCCCATCCCGGAGGGCCCGGGCTTCGCATGGTTCTCGCGCTTCACCAACATCTCGGTCGACCCGCTCGCGGCCAACGCGGACGCGGCCGCCCGCGCCGTGCTCGACTGGCTCGACGAGCAGCCCGAGGTGCCGACCGGCCTGCTCGGCTTCTCGCAGGGCGGCGCGCTCGCCATCCAGCTCATGCGCCTGGCGCCCGAGCGCTTCGACTTCGCCGTGGCGCTGTCCGCATTCGTCGTGCAGGGCACGGAGGACGGCGATGCCGTGCTCGCCGAGCGCCGGCCGCCGGTGTTCTGGGGCCGCGGCACGCACGACGACACCATCCCCGCCGCCGGCGTCGCGCGCGCAGCCGAGTGGCTGGCCGCACACACGAACCTCGACGCGCGGATCTACGAGGGCCTCGGCCACGGGATCTCGCCGCTCGAGCTCGGCGACATCTCCTCGTTCATCCGGGCGCACCTCCCGCGCTGA
- a CDS encoding Fpg/Nei family DNA glycosylase → MPEGDTVYQTAARLRRALQGRLLTETDFRVPAFATVDLSGRHVDEVVSRGKHLLIRVGDQTIHSHLKMEGSWEVYPPGGRWRHPGFQARAVLQTAETQAVGFQLGVLEIVPRAREEEVVGHLGPDLLGPDWDAEEAVRRLAEHPDTPIAVALLDQRNLAGIGNVYANELCFVRGMLPTRPAREADLPAAVDLARRMLVANRDRPIRVTTGDTRRGRNTWVYGRDGRPCLRCGTLIQRSALGRTELEERVSYFCTVCQT, encoded by the coding sequence ATGCCTGAGGGCGACACCGTCTACCAGACCGCCGCGCGCCTGCGCCGCGCACTGCAAGGACGGCTGCTGACCGAGACCGACTTCCGCGTCCCGGCGTTCGCCACCGTCGACCTCAGCGGGAGGCACGTGGACGAGGTGGTCAGCCGCGGCAAGCACCTGCTGATCCGGGTCGGCGACCAGACCATCCACAGCCACCTCAAGATGGAGGGCTCGTGGGAGGTGTACCCGCCGGGCGGCCGCTGGCGGCATCCCGGGTTCCAGGCGCGCGCCGTGCTGCAGACCGCCGAGACGCAGGCGGTCGGCTTCCAGCTCGGGGTCCTGGAGATCGTGCCGCGGGCGCGCGAGGAGGAGGTCGTCGGCCACCTCGGACCCGATCTGCTCGGACCGGACTGGGACGCCGAGGAGGCCGTCCGCCGGCTCGCCGAGCATCCGGACACCCCGATCGCCGTCGCGCTGCTCGACCAGCGAAACCTCGCGGGCATCGGCAACGTCTACGCCAACGAGCTGTGCTTCGTGCGCGGGATGCTGCCGACGCGCCCGGCGCGGGAGGCCGACCTCCCGGCCGCCGTCGACCTCGCGCGCCGCATGCTGGTCGCCAACCGCGACCGGCCCATCCGGGTGACCACCGGCGACACCCGCCGCGGCCGCAACACCTGGGTGTACGGCCGCGACGGGCGTCCCTGCCTGCGCTGCGGGACGCTCATCCAGCGCTCGGCGCTCGGGCGCACCGAGCTGGAGGAGAGGGTCAGCTACTTCTGCACGGTCTGCCAGACCTGA
- a CDS encoding NADPH-dependent FMN reductase: MTRIAIIIGSTRPCRNGESVARWVHEHAAKRDGVEYELVDLAEWDLPHLDEPMPAAMGQYANDHTKAWAAKIAEFDGYLFVTPEYNHSTSGALKNAIDFVGAEWYNKAAGFVSYGVFGGARAVEHLRLVLSQLQVATVSAFVGLSLQHDFENWALKPTAGAEAGLTPLFDQLESWSAALATVRGADAAASEEDEAA; the protein is encoded by the coding sequence ATGACCAGGATCGCCATCATCATCGGGAGCACCCGCCCCTGCCGCAACGGGGAGTCCGTCGCCCGCTGGGTGCACGAGCACGCCGCGAAGCGCGACGGCGTCGAGTATGAGCTCGTCGACCTCGCCGAGTGGGACCTCCCGCACCTCGACGAGCCGATGCCCGCCGCGATGGGCCAGTACGCCAACGACCACACCAAGGCCTGGGCGGCGAAGATCGCCGAGTTCGACGGCTACCTGTTCGTCACCCCCGAGTACAACCACAGCACGTCCGGCGCGCTCAAGAACGCGATCGACTTCGTCGGGGCCGAGTGGTACAACAAGGCGGCCGGTTTCGTCAGCTACGGCGTCTTCGGCGGCGCCCGCGCGGTCGAGCACCTGCGCCTGGTGCTCTCCCAGCTCCAGGTCGCGACCGTCAGCGCCTTCGTCGGTCTCAGCCTCCAGCACGACTTCGAGAACTGGGCGCTCAAGCCGACCGCCGGCGCCGAGGCCGGGCTCACCCCGCTCTTCGACCAGCTCGAGTCGTGGTCGGCCGCCCTCGCCACCGTGCGCGGCGCCGACGCCGCGGCGTCCGAGGAGGACGAGGCGGCCTGA